CTCATCCCGGGCAACTATTTCTGCTTTCAAGGCGCAGGAGCGCAAAACGATGGTTTCCAGGACCCCTTCTTCTCCATTTAGGGCGCCTTCCAGGTGATCTTCCAGGTAAGTAAAAAAGCCGGCATCCATGATCACGCCATACTTGATGACTTCCGCCAGGCCGGCCCGGACTTCCCGCGGCGGCAGGGTGGCCAGGGTTGCCAGGTCGACTATGACGGCCGCCGGCTGGTAAAAGGCGCCGATGAGGTTCTTGCCCCGGGGATGGTTGACAGCCACCTTGCCCCCCACGCTGGCGTCGACCTGGGCTAGAAGTGTAGTCGGGAGTTGAATAAAAGGAACGCCCCGGAGCCAGGTGGCGGCCACAAACCCGGCCACATCCCCCACCACGCCGCCCCCCAAGGCGATAATGGCTGACCCGCGCTCAATATCGGCTGCCAGGGCAGCATCATATAGTTCAGCCGCAACTTTAAGGGTTTTGGCCTCCTCCCCGTCGGGAACCAGGGCAAGGTGGGGCTGAAAACCGGCTGCCTTGAGGCTTTGCTCCAGGGTGGGCCAGTAATGTCCAGCAATGGTAGCATTGCTTACTACCAGGCAGGGGGCTGCCAGGTCCAGGTTTTTAAGCAGGAAGCCGGTTTCCTTTAACAACCCTGAACCGCAAAAAATCTTATAAGTACGCTCACCCAAGTTTACTTTAAGCTCGCCAGCCATAATTTTAAAGCCTCCTTTATTTCTCCGGCCACGGCGTCTGCATCTTTACCGTCAGTGTCGATATATACATCGGCAAAGGTATAATAGGGCTCGCGGCGCTTGAAGAGCCCGGCCACCTCTTCCCGGCGCCGTCCCTGGAGGAGGGGGCGGTCCCCCTTCACCCCGGCACGCTGCAGGGCCGTTTCCAGCCGTACCTGGAGCCAGACAACTTTGTTGCCTTCCCGCAAGCGCCGGACATTGTCTCCGGAAAGGACGGCCCCCCCGCCGGTGGCAATAACTGCCCCCCGGGCAGCAGCTGCCCGGGCAACTGCCGCCTGCTCAAGTTTCCGGAAATATTGCTCTCCGTAGCGGGCAAAAATTTCTTTAATAGACAAACCGGCGTCCTCTTCAATCATGGCATCGGTATCCAGGAAAGACCAGCCCAGGCTGGCTGCCAGGATCTTCCCTGCTGTCGTTTTGCCGCTGCCCATAAAGCCGATCAAAACAATATTGTCCGGCATCCGTCTTCGTCTTCCTCTTTCTCTATCTTCCTCAAGGGTGGCATTGTTTTGCTCGCTCCCCGGCAGGATCATAGACCCTTACCTGTTAAATACCGCTTAAGTACTGCCGGTAAGCGGCCATTCGCTCCTGGATTTCTGGTAAATAATCGCCGCCAAATTTCTCCATCACTGCCCCGGCCAGGACCCAGGCCACCGCCGCCCAGGCAACGACCGCTACTGCCGGGACGGCGCAGACGTCAGAACGTTCCACAGCAGCCGTAACAGGTTTTTTTGTCAGGAAATCAACGCTGGGCAGGGGCTGCATCAGGGTGGGGATTGGTTTCATGGCCGCCCGCAGGACAAGGATTTCTCCATTGGTCATACCACCCTCCAGGCCGCCGGCGCGGTTGGTGGGATGGTAAAAGCCCTGTCCTTCCCGGTAGGCGATGGCATCATGGGACAGGCTTCCCGGAATACTTGCGAGCTCAAAACCGGCTCCGATTTCTACCCCTTTGATGGCCGGAATGCTCATTAAAGCCTGGGCCAGGCGCCCGTCCAGGCGCCGGTCCCAGTGAACATGGCTGCCCAGCCCGGCTGGTACGCCGGCCGCCAGTACTTCCACCACTCCTCCCAGGGTATCCCCCTTTTGCCGGGCTTCTTCAATAACTGCTACCATTGCCCGGCTGACTTCCGGGTCGGCACAGTAGACGGGCGACTCCCAGGCCTGCCGGGCAGCACTCAATTCTACCGCCCCTTTAACTGCAACCGGTCCAATCCGGACCACATGGGCCGCCAGTTCAATCCCCAGTTCTTTGAGCAAAGCAGCAGCCGCAGCCCCGGCCGCCACCCTGGCCGCCGTTTCTCGGGCACTGGCCCGTTCCAGGATATTGCGCAGGTCCGCCTGGTGGTATTTCAAACCTCCCGCCAGGTCGGCATGCCCCGGCCGCGGCCGGGTAACTACCCGCTCGGCCCGGGCCTCGGGGCCGGGAGCCATAATCTCCTGCCAGTTGGCCCAGTCCCGGTTGGCTATAAAAAGGGCGACGGGGCTACCCAGGGTATAGCCGCCTCTTACCCCGGCCAGGATCTCCACCCGGTCCCGTTCAATGCTCATGCGCCCGCCGCGGCCGTAACCGCCCTGGCGGCGGGCCAGCCAGGTATTAATATCTTCAGCCGTGAGGGGTACCCCGGCCGGCATACCCTCAACAATCACACTTAAACCCCGCCCGTGGGATTCCCCCGCGGTAAGATAACGCAGCAAAGTATCTCCTGCCTCTCCTAATTATCCAGCCTTCCGCCAGAACTCCAGGTTGGTATCGTCTTACTCGCTCTCTGGTCCGCGCGGAACAGCCTACGTCTCAGCCTCGGGCTGCTTTACTGCTCGGACCAAGTCGCTCGCTCTGAACAAAAGCCGGCCTGTTATTTTCATCCTTCTGATGGTGCCTACTTAGCGGCATGAGAATCTTGTATTGCTTTCCGGAGGGCTTCTCCCATGACCTCCACCGGTGCCGGCTTCCCCGTCCACAGGGTAAAGGCCGCGGCCCCCTGGTACAGGAGCATCCCCAAACCGGATATAGCCCGGCAACCCCGCTGCCGGGCATCCCGCAGGAACCTGGTTTCCAGGGGATTGTAGACCAGGTCGTAGACCCATTGCCCGGCGTGGAGCCAGGCCGCCGGCAGGGGTACGGCTCCTTCCATAGGAGCCATGCCGGCACTGGTGGCGTTTACCACCAGATCGGCCTCTTCTACCCTGGGACGCAGCTCTTCCTCTTCCAGGGCGCAGGCCTTTACCAGGACGCTTAAACCGGCCAGGGCGGCTGCCAGGTGTCCGGCCCGCTCCAATGTGCGGTTGGCAATGGTCAACCCGGTGCAACCCGCCCCGGCCAGGGC
This Moorella sp. E308F DNA region includes the following protein-coding sequences:
- the aroB gene encoding 3-dehydroquinate synthase, with product MAGELKVNLGERTYKIFCGSGLLKETGFLLKNLDLAAPCLVVSNATIAGHYWPTLEQSLKAAGFQPHLALVPDGEEAKTLKVAAELYDAALAADIERGSAIIALGGGVVGDVAGFVAATWLRGVPFIQLPTTLLAQVDASVGGKVAVNHPRGKNLIGAFYQPAAVIVDLATLATLPPREVRAGLAEVIKYGVIMDAGFFTYLEDHLEGALNGEEGVLETIVLRSCALKAEIVARDERESGLRAILNFGHTIGHAVEAVTDFAAYRHGEAVAMGMAAAARLAVRRGMFSEAETGRLVRLLQRAGLPVDLPAVEPAAFQAALGHDKKIRQGRLRMVLPERLGRVQVTPVSLEEIMAVIC
- a CDS encoding shikimate kinase, producing MPDNIVLIGFMGSGKTTAGKILAASLGWSFLDTDAMIEEDAGLSIKEIFARYGEQYFRKLEQAAVARAAAARGAVIATGGGAVLSGDNVRRLREGNKVVWLQVRLETALQRAGVKGDRPLLQGRRREEVAGLFKRREPYYTFADVYIDTDGKDADAVAGEIKEALKLWLASLK
- the aroC gene encoding chorismate synthase, with the protein product MLRYLTAGESHGRGLSVIVEGMPAGVPLTAEDINTWLARRQGGYGRGGRMSIERDRVEILAGVRGGYTLGSPVALFIANRDWANWQEIMAPGPEARAERVVTRPRPGHADLAGGLKYHQADLRNILERASARETAARVAAGAAAAALLKELGIELAAHVVRIGPVAVKGAVELSAARQAWESPVYCADPEVSRAMVAVIEEARQKGDTLGGVVEVLAAGVPAGLGSHVHWDRRLDGRLAQALMSIPAIKGVEIGAGFELASIPGSLSHDAIAYREGQGFYHPTNRAGGLEGGMTNGEILVLRAAMKPIPTLMQPLPSVDFLTKKPVTAAVERSDVCAVPAVAVVAWAAVAWVLAGAVMEKFGGDYLPEIQERMAAYRQYLSGI
- a CDS encoding shikimate dehydrogenase; translated protein: MLQVKASTGLVALMGCPVEHSLSPLMQNAAFAATGLDLVYLAFAVTPSGLPAALAGLKALGFRGANVTVPHKEAIIKYLDAIDPAAARIGAVNTIVNDGRLTGYNTDASGFLRSLQEAGFNPAGKKAVILGAGGAARAVAFALAGAGCTGLTIANRTLERAGHLAAALAGLSVLVKACALEEEELRPRVEEADLVVNATSAGMAPMEGAVPLPAAWLHAGQWVYDLVYNPLETRFLRDARQRGCRAISGLGMLLYQGAAAFTLWTGKPAPVEVMGEALRKAIQDSHAAK